A region from the Melioribacter roseus P3M-2 genome encodes:
- a CDS encoding 2-oxo acid dehydrogenase subunit E2: protein MKVEIIMPQMGESITEGTVIKWHKKVGEEIKKDEILFEISTDKVDTEVPSPENGILKEILVKENETAEVGKVVAVLETDNSEYVDKAQDTPTTTQVGGEIVDIIMPKMGESITEGVIIKWHKKAGDKVAKDEILFEISTDKVDTEVPSPEEGILTEILYEENQTVEVGQTVAKLKTTTGLRPVTTAAETVEIAEEKEKSAAEEPLRKEETASRNANRFYSPSVINLARAEGIPLSELDTLEGTGLKGRLTKKDLERYIESRKSVAINQDVKKTEPASVSEYKRVSSDGVEIIPMDHTRRRIMEHMVKSRDTSVHVTAVAEVDMSVIYNFIKENKNKFAKENLKLTYMPFIAFAAVKALQQYPLMNSSIEGANIVMKKYINLGIAVAVEPNGLIVPNIKHAEEKSVIGLAKAIADLSERTRTKKLLPEDVQNGTFSITNYGVFGTLIGTPIINQPEVGILGVGAVVKKPVVVENEGVESIAIKPMMYLSLSHDHRLIDGMIGSKFLMSIKHILENFDTSSV from the coding sequence ATGAAAGTCGAAATTATTATGCCGCAAATGGGGGAAAGTATTACCGAAGGAACGGTAATCAAATGGCATAAAAAAGTTGGCGAAGAAATTAAAAAAGACGAAATTTTATTCGAAATTAGCACGGACAAAGTCGATACCGAAGTGCCGAGTCCCGAAAACGGAATTCTTAAAGAAATTTTGGTAAAAGAAAACGAAACAGCAGAAGTTGGAAAAGTTGTAGCTGTTCTGGAAACTGATAATTCGGAATATGTCGATAAGGCACAGGATACGCCGACAACAACTCAAGTGGGCGGCGAGATAGTCGATATTATTATGCCGAAAATGGGCGAGTCGATTACCGAAGGCGTTATAATCAAATGGCATAAAAAAGCGGGCGACAAAGTAGCTAAGGACGAAATTCTTTTCGAAATAAGCACCGATAAAGTCGACACCGAAGTTCCTTCGCCCGAAGAAGGAATATTGACGGAAATCCTTTACGAGGAAAATCAAACCGTTGAAGTAGGACAGACTGTAGCAAAGCTTAAAACCACTACGGGCTTGCGTCCGGTAACTACCGCCGCAGAAACCGTTGAAATTGCGGAAGAGAAAGAAAAATCCGCCGCCGAAGAACCTTTAAGAAAGGAAGAGACTGCAAGCCGGAACGCAAATCGATTCTATTCGCCTTCCGTTATTAATCTTGCAAGAGCCGAAGGAATTCCTTTGAGCGAACTCGATACTTTAGAAGGCACGGGACTAAAAGGCAGGCTTACGAAAAAAGACCTCGAAAGATATATCGAGTCCCGGAAATCGGTCGCAATAAATCAGGACGTTAAGAAAACCGAACCGGCGTCTGTTTCTGAATACAAAAGGGTAAGTTCGGACGGAGTTGAAATTATTCCGATGGATCATACAAGACGGCGAATTATGGAACATATGGTCAAAAGCCGCGATACTTCCGTGCATGTTACCGCAGTCGCCGAAGTCGATATGTCGGTTATTTATAATTTCATTAAAGAAAACAAAAACAAATTCGCTAAAGAAAACTTAAAGTTGACTTACATGCCGTTTATTGCTTTTGCGGCTGTTAAGGCTCTGCAGCAATACCCGTTGATGAATTCTTCGATCGAAGGCGCGAATATCGTGATGAAAAAATATATCAATCTTGGCATTGCCGTGGCTGTTGAGCCGAACGGATTGATCGTGCCGAACATTAAACACGCCGAAGAAAAAAGCGTTATCGGACTGGCAAAAGCTATAGCCGATTTGAGCGAGCGGACTCGCACGAAGAAATTGCTTCCCGAAGACGTTCAGAACGGAACGTTTTCGATTACGAACTACGGCGTCTTCGGCACGTTGATCGGCACGCCGATTATTAATCAACCCGAAGTCGGTATCCTTGGAGTCGGAGCGGTCGTAAAGAAACCGGTTGTCGTAGAAAACGAAGGCGTCGAATCGATAGCCATTAAACCGATGATGTATTTATCGCTGAGTCACGACCACCGTTTGATTGACGGAATGATTGGCAGTAAATTTCTTATGTCGATTAAACATATTTTGGAAAATTTCGATACAAGTTCTGTTTAA
- the lipA gene encoding lipoyl synthase, with protein MKINQHQKNFKEAIEKERQELGKRPEWLKVRLPSGENYKDVHRLMRKSKLNTVCEEAKCPNIAECWNRRTATFMILGDVCTRSCGFCNVKLGLPTELDLDEPRRVAESVEQLKLNHVVITSVNRDELKDGGASIFSETVRLIRSKMPSTTIEILIPDFKGETEAFEIIMQNPPDILNHNLETVKRLYHAVRPQAKYERSLKLIEWFKQRGLRTKSGIMVGIGESKEEVFDLMKDLYNAGCDIMTIGQYLQPTKNHLPVHRYVTLEEFKEYKDFGMSLGFKAVESSPLVRSSYHADKHAELS; from the coding sequence ATGAAAATCAATCAACATCAAAAGAATTTCAAAGAAGCAATTGAAAAGGAACGACAGGAACTGGGTAAGAGACCCGAGTGGCTGAAAGTACGGCTCCCTTCGGGCGAAAATTATAAAGACGTACATCGTTTGATGAGAAAATCGAAACTCAACACCGTTTGCGAAGAAGCAAAATGCCCGAATATCGCAGAGTGCTGGAACCGCAGAACAGCTACATTTATGATATTAGGAGACGTATGTACGAGGAGCTGCGGATTTTGTAACGTTAAACTGGGACTTCCTACCGAACTCGATCTCGACGAACCGAGACGCGTGGCTGAATCGGTCGAGCAGTTGAAATTAAATCACGTCGTAATTACTTCCGTCAACAGGGACGAACTCAAGGACGGAGGCGCTTCGATTTTTTCGGAAACAGTCAGGCTCATTCGTTCTAAAATGCCATCTACGACGATTGAAATTTTAATCCCCGATTTTAAAGGCGAAACGGAAGCTTTCGAAATAATAATGCAAAATCCGCCCGACATTTTGAATCATAATCTGGAAACGGTCAAACGTCTTTACCATGCCGTACGCCCTCAGGCAAAATACGAAAGAAGCCTTAAGCTGATCGAATGGTTCAAGCAAAGGGGACTTAGAACAAAGAGCGGGATTATGGTCGGAATAGGCGAATCTAAAGAAGAAGTTTTCGATTTGATGAAAGATTTATACAATGCCGGCTGCGATATTATGACAATCGGTCAGTATTTGCAGCCCACAAAAAATCATTTGCCGGTGCACCGATACGTTACTCTCGAAGAATTCAAGGAATACAAGGATTTCGGAATGAGCCTCGGGTTCAAAGCCGTCGAATCCTCGCCTTTGGTGCGCAGCTCGTATCATGCTGATAAACACGCCGAATTGTCCTAA
- a CDS encoding 4Fe-4S dicluster domain-containing protein has translation MAKVKGDILIDIEKCKGCEICTVACPQSTLELSRKLNSKGYHYVVKIKDNCTGCTNCALVCPEGIIRVYRKTDKAKKEHLATITDVKNDITVTVRQ, from the coding sequence ATGGCAAAAGTAAAAGGCGATATCCTGATCGATATCGAGAAATGCAAAGGATGCGAGATATGCACGGTAGCATGCCCGCAGTCGACGCTAGAGCTTTCTCGAAAACTGAACTCAAAAGGATATCATTACGTCGTAAAAATCAAAGATAATTGCACCGGGTGTACTAACTGCGCTCTGGTTTGCCCAGAAGGCATTATCAGAGTCTATCGCAAAACCGATAAAGCGAAAAAAGAACACCTTGCAACTATAACCGACGTCAAAAACGATATAACAGTAACGGTGCGGCAATGA
- a CDS encoding 3-methyl-2-oxobutanoate dehydrogenase subunit VorB produces the protein MKKELRLMKGNEALAEAAIRAGCDGYFGYPITPQSEVLEYLSKEAYKRTGMIVLQAESEVASINMVYGAAGTGKKVMTSSSSPGISLMQEGISYIACAELPCLIVNVMRGGPGLGTIQPSQGDYFQAVKGGGHGDYKLIVLAPSTVQEMVDFVPLSFDLAFKYKNPVMILADGALGQMMEKVELFDPIPRKNNTEEWATVGKPKNRERNIITSLHIEPDKMEEINHKLQKKYKEIEENEVRYEMINCDDADIIIVAFGLVARISSKAAELAREKGLKVGVFRPISLYPFPYEKLNRLAENVKGMLVTEMNAGQMVEDVKLAVNGKTDVHFYGRMGGIVPSPEEILAQLEEKFSGELV, from the coding sequence ATGAAAAAAGAACTCCGTTTAATGAAAGGAAACGAAGCTCTGGCCGAAGCTGCAATTCGCGCCGGCTGCGACGGTTATTTCGGTTATCCTATTACTCCGCAATCGGAAGTATTAGAGTATCTTTCAAAAGAAGCTTATAAAAGAACCGGTATGATAGTTCTACAGGCCGAAAGCGAAGTGGCTTCGATCAATATGGTCTACGGAGCCGCAGGCACCGGCAAAAAAGTAATGACCTCCTCGTCGTCTCCCGGAATCAGTCTGATGCAGGAAGGAATTTCTTACATCGCCTGCGCCGAACTGCCGTGTCTGATTGTCAACGTAATGAGAGGCGGTCCGGGTCTCGGCACGATTCAGCCTTCGCAAGGCGACTATTTCCAGGCTGTAAAAGGCGGCGGTCACGGCGACTATAAACTGATTGTTCTCGCCCCGTCAACCGTTCAGGAAATGGTCGATTTTGTGCCTCTCAGTTTCGATCTCGCATTTAAATATAAAAATCCCGTTATGATTCTTGCCGACGGAGCGCTCGGACAAATGATGGAAAAAGTGGAACTCTTCGATCCGATTCCACGCAAAAACAATACAGAAGAATGGGCTACGGTGGGCAAACCGAAAAACAGAGAAAGAAATATTATCACTTCTCTTCACATCGAACCCGATAAGATGGAGGAGATAAATCATAAACTCCAGAAAAAGTACAAAGAAATCGAAGAGAATGAAGTCCGTTATGAAATGATTAACTGCGACGACGCGGATATAATTATCGTAGCGTTCGGACTAGTGGCAAGAATCAGTTCCAAGGCTGCGGAATTAGCCCGCGAAAAAGGTTTGAAAGTCGGCGTCTTCAGACCGATTTCTCTCTATCCTTTCCCGTACGAAAAATTGAATCGACTTGCCGAGAATGTCAAAGGAATGCTGGTTACCGAAATGAACGCCGGTCAGATGGTCGAAGATGTTAAACTTGCCGTAAACGGCAAGACGGACGTGCATTTCTACGGCAGGATGGGAGGCATCGTTCCATCGCCGGAAGAAATTCTGGCTCAACTTGAAGAAAAATTTTCGGGAGAATTGGTATGA
- a CDS encoding thiamine pyrophosphate-dependent enzyme — MIAEESVCVEENLVYDRPKTLIDTTMHYCPGCGHGVAHRLIAEVIDELGIQDKTIGVAPVGCSVFAYNYLDIDMSEAAHGRATAVATGIKRMLPDKYVFSYQGDGDLAAIGTGETIHTCNRGENILIIFINNGIYGMTGGQMAPTTLVGMKSTTSPEGRIPELMGNPLKITELIAQLPGVYYCTRVAVNTPNNVRKAKKAILKGFQYQDHKKGLCFVEIVSNCPSNWKMTPVEANKWLEENMLPFYPLGDLKVPEIEGGK, encoded by the coding sequence ATGATTGCCGAAGAAAGCGTCTGTGTCGAAGAAAATCTGGTCTACGACAGACCTAAAACTTTGATCGACACAACGATGCATTATTGCCCGGGTTGCGGACACGGAGTTGCGCATCGCTTAATTGCCGAAGTTATCGACGAACTCGGAATTCAGGATAAAACAATCGGAGTGGCTCCGGTCGGTTGTTCCGTTTTCGCATACAACTATCTCGATATTGATATGTCGGAAGCCGCACACGGCAGGGCAACCGCTGTTGCAACGGGAATCAAAAGAATGCTGCCCGATAAATACGTTTTTTCTTATCAGGGCGACGGCGATTTGGCCGCTATCGGCACCGGGGAAACGATTCACACATGCAACCGCGGAGAAAACATTCTGATTATTTTTATCAATAACGGCATTTACGGAATGACAGGCGGTCAGATGGCTCCGACTACGCTCGTCGGTATGAAATCGACTACCAGCCCCGAAGGCAGAATTCCCGAACTGATGGGAAATCCATTGAAAATAACCGAGTTGATCGCACAATTGCCGGGAGTTTATTATTGCACTCGCGTTGCTGTCAATACCCCGAATAACGTAAGAAAAGCAAAGAAGGCAATTCTGAAAGGATTCCAGTATCAGGACCATAAAAAAGGTCTCTGCTTTGTAGAAATAGTTTCGAATTGTCCTTCCAACTGGAAAATGACTCCCGTAGAAGCGAATAAATGGCTCGAAGAAAATATGTTGCCTTTCTATCCGCTCGGCGACCTGAAAGTACCAGAAATCGAAGGAGGCAAATGA
- a CDS encoding 2-oxoacid:acceptor oxidoreductase family protein: protein MTEEIIIAGFGGQGVLSLGQILCYGGVIEDKEVSWMPSYGPEMRGGTANCITIISDSKISSPIISKFDTLIALNQPSLDKFENSIKPGGLLIYEASTILNPPKRTDIEILPVEAANEAAKLKNTRVMNMVVLGAYLKKKPVISFDTALEALKKVLPERYHHLIPLNKQAIEKGMELAEKVGDINYQN from the coding sequence ATGACCGAAGAAATTATTATCGCGGGTTTCGGGGGACAGGGAGTTTTGTCGCTCGGACAGATTTTATGTTACGGCGGGGTGATTGAAGACAAAGAAGTAAGCTGGATGCCTTCATACGGGCCGGAAATGAGAGGCGGCACGGCAAATTGTATTACAATTATCAGCGATTCTAAAATCAGTTCGCCCATCATATCGAAATTCGACACACTCATTGCGCTCAATCAGCCGTCGCTCGATAAATTCGAAAATTCGATTAAACCCGGCGGGCTGCTTATTTACGAAGCCAGTACGATATTGAATCCTCCCAAAAGGACCGATATCGAAATCTTGCCTGTCGAAGCCGCCAACGAAGCCGCCAAATTAAAAAACACGCGCGTGATGAATATGGTTGTGCTGGGCGCATATCTCAAGAAAAAACCTGTTATTTCTTTCGATACGGCGCTCGAAGCCCTCAAAAAAGTATTGCCTGAAAGATATCATCATCTTATTCCGCTCAACAAACAGGCAATCGAAAAAGGAATGGAACTGGCGGAAAAAGTAGGCGATATTAATTATCAGAATTAA